CCTCCGTCTCGGGCGGACCTTGTGGTGGAGACGACCCGGCTCACCGGCATCACCGACTACACGCCGGCCGACTACGTGGTGGCGGTGCGCGCCGGTACCCCGTTCCGGGAGCTGCAGCAGGCGCTCGCCGCGAACGGGCAGTGGCTGCCGCTCGACCCGCCGGGCGCGGACGCGGCCACGATCGGCGGGCTCGTCGCGGCCAACCGCAACGGCCCCCGGCGCCTCCTGTGGGGGTCGATCCGCGACCTTGTGATCGGCATCCGCGTCGCGCTGCCGACCGGCGAAGTGATCAAGGCCGGCGGCAAAGTCGTCAAGAACGTCGCCGGCTACGACCTGTCCAAGCTGTTCATCGGCTCCTTCGGATCGTGCGGCGTCATCACGGACGTCACCTTCAAGGTCCTGCCGCTTCCGGGCGAAGGTGTGACGGTCCTCGTGACTCTGCCGGGCGCCGCGGCGGCGCACACCCTCACGACCGCGGTGATGCGCTCGTATCTGCTGCCGTCCGCGCTGGAGGCGGCGAGTCCGGCCGCGCTCGCAATGCTCACGAGGAGCGCCGGTGTATCGCTCCCGGCCGGCGACGGCGGCGCGCCCCGCCGCCCGGTCCCCGGAGGCGGAACCGGTGCGGGTGGGGCACGGTGGGGCGTGCTGCTGCTCGCGGAAGGGCTCGAGGAGAGCCGGACCCGCCACATCGAGGAAATGCGCACCTTGGCCGCGGCGGCCGGAGGCCCGCACGCATCGGTCGACGTCTACTCCGGCGCGCCGCACGAAGCGCTGTGGCGGGCGGTCGCCGAGTTTCCGTCCCCGGCGTCGCATCCGGGCAGCGTCGTGTTCCGCG
The DNA window shown above is from bacterium and carries:
- a CDS encoding FAD-binding oxidoreductase, coding for MSSVSSAQDRVGGAFASRVRAIVGDAHLALDPDRLDARRIDGVRPGLWAVPADAEQIASLLTAAADSGAGVIPRGGGAHQHLGNPPSRADLVVETTRLTGITDYTPADYVVAVRAGTPFRELQQALAANGQWLPLDPPGADAATIGGLVAANRNGPRRLLWGSIRDLVIGIRVALPTGEVIKAGGKVVKNVAGYDLSKLFIGSFGSCGVITDVTFKVLPLPGEGVTVLVTLPGAAAAHTLTTAVMRSYLLPSALEAASPAALAMLTRSAGVSLPAGDGGAPRRPVPGGGTGAGGARWGVLLLAEGLEESRTRHIEEMRTLAAAAGGPHASVDVYSGAPHEALWRAVAEFPSPASHPGSVVFRAGTPIARWLDVAAAAEAAAAGAPPAVLAHAGVGLTYVAACTADAPALADAIARTAEDAAAAPGLGGYVVVEAAPPALKPNLPVWGSAPSAAGLMRRLRAQYDPKGIMVPGRLGWLS